Part of the Coregonus clupeaformis isolate EN_2021a chromosome 31, ASM2061545v1, whole genome shotgun sequence genome, gtgtgtgtcccggtCTTTGGGCTGGCGGCGTCGTTTGACCGTGTCCGACTCTTTGAGGTTGAACTCAGGGACCCCCAAGGTCTTTGGGGCCTGCATTGTTTGGTCTTCCGGAGAAGCCTGGGGTTGGATTTCAGGGTCTGACCGGAAGCCTGCTCCCATCCTGGGCCGCTGTTTGATGGTGAGGTTGCCCTCCTCCGCGAAAGGGAGGTTCTCACTGGAGCTACTCTGAGGTGATGTAGAGCTTTCAAATACTGAACCATTCTTcctcccactctcctcctcttctgggcttctctctatccctccatctctatccctccGCTCGCCCCCCATCCTCCTCAGGCCCCCCAGCCCCAGAGCGGGTACAGGTTTGTGGGAGGCGAGGGTGGGGGTGCGAGGGGAGGGTAACACTACCCCATTAGAGGGGCTGCCCCTGGGCCCGGACCCCTGTAGCCTGGCTGCGATGCTTCTCACACTGCCTGCACTCTCCGTctccacccctcccacctccacCTGCCCTGGCACTACTGCCGCTCCTCCTGATTCGCTGGCCTGGCTGCCACTCACCGAGCTCATCCTCTTAGGTGGCGGTGGGGGCGGGCCTTTGCGGCGAGAGCGGACAGCGAATGAGTGGCTCCGGCTGATGTGGCGTTGGACGGCGGAGGAATTTGATTGGCCGCGTACTGGTTTGCGTCCTAGTGTGGCGTACGAGGGAATGGTCACCGGGGGAACGGATTCCTGCAGCGATGACTCGTCGTCTTCCGGTTCTCCATCTGACAGGGCGTAGCGTGTCAGACTCTGGGTGCGTTTCTTAGGGCCCTTAAGAGCCTCTGTGTTGAGGCCTAGTCCTGGGAGGGGGACTGCTCCAGCCTGAGGCTTGGGTAGACCACGCTGGCACAGATAGGTGCCTCCTTCCTGGGTGTGGTGGTAGTTGAAGGCCCTCTGTGTGGGTGAGgcctgaggagagggggaggggggagaggagagggggtgatgGGCAGGGGACTGGCAAGGTTTGGGTTTACTGGGCACAGGCAAGGCTGGGTAGGCAAAGCGGGGCATCGTGctgggggtgagaggaggggtgaggggggtgATGGGTAGTTTAGTGGGGGGCTGGGGGTGGCGCTTCTGGTCTGACCACACCTCTGTGggtctctgtcggtctctccctgaactccctcctcccccctgtctcccacctcctcctcccaagCTCTCGTCCGAGCGACTGTACGCTCCAGCCGATGCCAGAGTCTGTTGGTGAAGCTCTTGGGAATATCCCGGAAATTTCCCAGATTTCCCAGAATTCCCAGATCCGCGGGAGCGCGTTCCGATGCTCTCCTGGCTGAGCGACAACGGCGACACCACACCCCCCACACCCATCCCAAACCCCCctatccccccccctcctcctgtgCTCAGCTCGCTGTCATTGAAGGAGAGGAAGGGTGTCCTGGGGGTGTGAGGGGTCGGGGGGCAGCAGTCGGCGGGGATCTCGGGGGGCTCGATAGCCACCAGTTCCAGAGCCGTGGGGGGTTTACGCCGGAGCATGTCGGAGCCGTTGGCATGGTGATGAGTACGATGCAGGTCGCATAAACGCTTCACGGCTAACATAAGCTTCTTCTGATGTCCTGGGGTGCGAGAgagggggggcgagagagaggggagggagagagagaggggggcgagagagaggggagggagagagaggggagggagagagagaggggggcgagagagaggggagggagagagagagggggggcgagagaggggagggagagagagagggggggcgagagagaggggagggagagagaggggagggcgaGATAAAAGAACACAAATTCTAGAAACACAAATTGCAGAAAACAAATAACTTTTTGAACAGTTATTTTTGTATACAAGTGGTTAAAAAAGGTTGATAACTGGTTGTCAACACCAAGGCTGTCATATTGACAAGGGGGATGTGTCCAAGAGCTCTCACATACACTGCAGACGTACAGATGCACTTAAACTAAACAATGTGACCTTGCAATGTGAAGTGCATCTGTGCGTCAGAAGTGTGTGATGATTTCTTACCCAGCTTGGTGATTCCTATCTCTGATAAGTCTTCCCAGGTGATATCCTTGACGATGCTGATGGTGTCATAACCATTCTCACACAGTCTCTTCTGGTACTGAGGGAGCCCGATCGCACTCAACCAATCTGACAgctcagactgacagagagagagggagagagggagagatggacagagagagaagacagagtgaCGGTGAGCTTGTTGACCAATAGTTGTACGACAAAAGACAGTTACTGCTGATTGTAAAGCTCTACATGAAACATGAAGAACTCATTAATTATTATTAACAACAGACTACATACACTACTGCACAActaactctctctttctgtgtcaaAGGCCTGTCGTCATCAGCCAGAACTGTGTACATAGTTCAAAGGTCATGTGACAGTCTCTTACAGGGATGTAGTCAGGCAGCCACTCTGGGATGTTCAGGTTGCCTATCTCCATGGAGATCTTCTTACGGTGGCCTGGTTTGGTCACACCGATGGCTGTTAGGTCCTGGAGAGACACACACCAGGTTAGAAAACCCCCACGACTAGGCTGCCAATGACACAAATGACTACAGAACACATTTATCCATGCTTATTTTATTTTGTTGACCTAAAAAATAAACAGAGGTAAATGTGTATGCAGGAATACGTTTGTTTTAAATCTCAATGCCACAAAGAGAGACcttgtagaggtgtgtgtgtgttaatatctCAGTTACTCTCAAATGTGTCAATCAATTAAGCGTAATCAATAAACGTATGAATGGGTAATAGAATCCAGTGTCTGACCTCTGGGGTCATCCTACTGATAGTTAGTACATCGTATCCTGCTGTGAGGAAGTTAGCAGTGTAGCTCTCCAGCTGGAACTCACACAGCCATTGGTAGATGGTCTCAGAGTCCTATAGACGGAGAACAGAGGGTTATCACTCAGACACGGGCAAACGGACTGACGCACACACCATATTCAACTTACTCTGCCCACCAGGAGTTGATCTGGACGCATGAAGCCACTCTGTTCCCCCAACTGAGTACCACCACTGACTTGATGACGCAGACCACCTGgggagatagagcgagagacaAGAGACAGATTACAACTTTTATCAAATGAAATGTACACAGCTAACAGAAAGCATGAGGAAGGACTGAGGTGAAGGTGTATTATCTTGTAGATCTTGAGTATTATCTTGTAGATCTGAGGGGCATGTCAACAGACCGATGTcagatctctcctctctctttcagctGGGACAATGGTTTTGATATCTCCCTcgatccaaacaggtcagggccCCCACCCCCCCAACCCCCTTCCGGGTGAAGAaagcacctgagagagagaggtatagagcaagagggagagaggggcccCTCTGTACACACCTCATCAATCAACTACCCTACATCCAAAACACACATGCTTCTACTCCcaaggcaggcagggagagagagacagcgacacacacacacagagagagagagagagagagagagagagagagagagagagagagagagagagagagagagagagagagagagagagagagagagagagagagagagagagagagagagagagagagagagagagagagagagagagagagagagagagagagagagagagagagagagagagagagagagagagagagtacagcgacagacacacagagagagagagagagagagagagagagagagagagagagagatacagcgacacacacacacacacacacacagagagagagagagatacagcgacagacacacagagagagagagagagagagagagagagagagagagagagagatacagcgacacacacacagagagagagagagagatacagcgacagacacagagagagagagagagagagagatagagagagatacagcgacacacacacacagagagagagagagagagagatacagcgacacacacacacacagagagagagagagagagagagagagagagagagagacacacacagagagagagagagagagagagagagacacacacacagagagagagagagagagagagagagagagagagagagagagacacacagagagaaagagagagagagacagacagacagagacacagaaaaacaGTCCCATAGTGATACACTGTATCTAGAAGCTGGGTGTAGCAGAACTTTATCTGTTTACAAGACTACTGCCTAAACCGCACCATTCAGTGATTTCATCAAGACAAAATGTGTTTTTAGTTGCTGATTATTCTTGTATGTAAAGTGACTTTGGGTGTCTTGAAAAGtgttattttgtattattattaacaGGAAAAGTTATGATGCTAGTATGAAAGGACTACAGTGCAGAACTGGTTGATTAGGACCGCGTCTGTGTCCGTCCTTACACATGGACATGATTATACCCAACACCACCGCTGGTTGGCTCTCTGTTTATCCTAATTGTTTACCCTGATCATCACAGCACTGTTCCACTACTAAAACACAGAGCAaatccataataataataataataatatgccatttagcagacgcttttatccaaagcgactataATCACCATAGAACAGTAGAAACATGCTCTGGTGAAGACGTAGGCAAAAATAGTTTTGTAGAGATTTAGGGCTGGATTCAGTCTCCGCGATCGgggggaacattgcctttaattgtCAATCGCGCTATAAAGCGGATCTTCAGCGccacggattgaatagagccctaaacaTTTTCACCTTTGCTCTCTGAAACGGACTACATTATTTAGGTCAAGACACACAATGGTAttggattctagcttgaaatatacttattcatgttaccatactagaacttattgattactttacatgtataaggaatgtatatgttggggtcaatgaaGGGTAGTTAGGGACTTggtgtatggaaagttactgagtgagaaACAATGGTAAGTGtagaaagttcatattctgttccATGTTTCTAAGGAGGGAGGTGAATGGCAATAGTTAGTCTCTGATAAGGCAGGCCAGCTGCGGAActagggaggagtgaggaattcATCTCAAGGTCAAGtcaacagatgaagtgagaagaaacctctgggaggggggccagaggggcccaccacaacgaccctcctactacagtcctgtctcacacacacatactttcacGCCCACaaaggttctagcatcaggcagggccatgactacaccagtgagaggaaccaattcagttcctgcctagcaacagagatgtattggctgtctagatgtgtAAGGAGTTGACCCCGCCTAGTAGGAGGTTAaaaatatatgtgcttgtgtaatcatgcttcgtctttgcagctgtatgacccagtgggtgaatgaacttggtttgagcttttttcTAGTCGTCcgtttgagtttttactctgtttgttcagaacctaacaatGGTAAAAGTCTCTAGTAAAACTATAAACCCACTAAAGTAACAGAGTAATAACTACAGAGATTGCAGATAACAAGGAAAAACCAGAACCTTAGTCCTGCTGAGAGTTACCCTGGCCTAGGGTCTTCTGGACCCACTCTACCCGCCTGGCCCCCACTCCTCAGTACACCTCcaccagacagtgtgtgtgtttgttaggtACCTGTACACCTGGCAGTCTCCTTTCAGCCCCAGCTAGTCCAGCTAGCCCCAGTGAGGAGATATGGGTCCTCAGGAAGTCTCCCACTGGTAAGAGTGTGTACCCAGCTACCCAATTACCCAAACTACCCCTGTGCCCTCTGTTTACCCACTCCCTTAGATGTACCCCACTACCCCCTCTAAAAGTCAAGCTTACTGCCTCCATTCAGGCCTAGAGAGCTGCTGACCTGCCCCCCTCCAAGCGTCCCGTCCAAGtgtccattcctctctctctctctctctctctctctctctcccctctccccctctccccctccctccctccctccctccccatgttTTCTGTCCTTCTTCCATTTCTCTCCCTTGTCCTGTCCCAGGCGAGACCAAAGACTAACTCCGTCCCCTCTTATTGCTTCAATCAAGAGCTGAGCTTctggctgtatcccaaatggaaccctattccctttaaagtgccCTAAAGGGACTATGGTGCCATCTGGGACTCTTATGTTTTGCAGTGAGGTGAGTTGGTTTATAGTGAGGAGATCCGTTGTCTATATTGGTTTGTGGAGAGGTAAGTTGCTGTGCAGAAAGACGGTTTCTGTCTTGTTGATGTAGTGAGGTAAGTAGCTGTATTTCTTACTCTCCCTCACATTTCCCCTCTGCCCTGTGGCTGTAGCTAGCTACTATAGGCCTGGTCTGGGCTAGGACGACCGGTGGAATACTCTATAAGTCTGACCTCAGTCTGAATACAGCTTGTttaacagacatttacatttttacatttagcagacgctcttatccagagcgacttacaaattggtgcattcaatttatgatagccagtgggacaaccattattacagacctacagttagtgagtgcatacattttcatactggccccccgtgggaaacgaacccacaacactggcgttacaagtgccatgctctaccaactgagctacacggggcctgacAAAAAGACACAAACAGAATATATCTACCCGAAAATTACAGCCATTATTTCAAGCTAATGTCTCTGGCGTTGGTAGGGCAGAGTATACATTATAAAAtggagaaagacaaagagagaagggggagagctGTAGGGAAATAAATAGATGGAGAAGAGGGTAGAGAGGAAGGGAAATAactagaggagaagaggggagagaggaagggaaataaatagaggagaagagggtaGAGAGGAAGGGAAATAACTAGAGGAGAAGAGGGTAGAGAGGAAGGGAAATAactagaggagaagaggggagagaggaagggaaataactagaggagaagaggggagagaggaagggaaataaatagaggagaagaggggagagaggaagggaaataACTAGAGGAGAAGAGGGTAGAGAGGAAGGGAAATacatagaggagaagaggggagagaggaagggaaataACTAGAGGAGAAGAGGGTAGAGAGGAAGGGAAATAactagaggagaagaggggagagaggaagggatataactagaggagaagaggggagagaggaagggaaataaatagaggagaagaggggagagaggaagggaaataACTAGAGGAGAAGAGGGTAGAGAGGAAGGGAAATacatagaggagaagaggggagagaggaagggtaagTAGTGTACAAGGTAAGTGACCTGTAGGTCCATCAGGTTGTTTGCTGGGATCTGGTCCTGCCGGGAGGAACAGCTGTTCTCCGGACTCACCAACAGAGGGAGCCAACTACACACAGAAAGAGGAATACCTTCAGCTATTTGTGGTCCATGCGACCTTTAAAAAGCTTTTTATTTTCCTGAAACCAAGTGTAATCTTTACTTAAGCTAATGATATCTATAACATTTCAATGATAATTGCCAGGTTACTGTACTCACCATGCCCGTGTGGGGCTCCACTGCGGCGGCTGTTTGGCGAGTGGGTGTCCTGTTCTGTACTAAGCTGTTCTCTGAGCTCTGCCCGCTGCCAGCACTACGACTGCTCCCCACACTACCTGCACTGCTGCCTGCACTGCCAACACTGTTCCTGTCTCCTGCTAGAGGGAGaatgaggacagagagagagagagagtgagagagagacatagaatgagagagagagagacagagagagacagagagagacagagagagacagagagagcgagacagagagagagacactgagagagagagagacacagagagacagagagacacagagagagagagagacagagagagagagcgacagagagacagagagagagacagacagcgacagagagacagagatacagagagagagagagagagagagagagagagagagagagagagagagagagagagagagagagagagagagagagagagagagagagagagagagagagagagagagagagagagagagagagagagagtgtggaatGGACACTTGGACGGGACGCTTGGAGGGGGGCAGGTCAGCAGCTCTCTAGGCCTGAATGGAGGCAGTAAGCTTGACTTTTAGAGGGGGTAGTGGGGTACATCTAAGGGAGTGGGTGAACAGAGGGCACAGGGGTAGTTTGGGTAATTGGGTAGCTGGGTACACACTCTTACCAGTGGGAGACTTCCTGAGGACCCATATCTCCTCACTGGGGCTAGCTGGACTAGCTGGGGCTGAAAGGAGACTGCCAGGTGTACAGGTacctaacaaacacacacactgtaagccAGGTCTGGTGGAAGTGTACTGAGGAGTGGGGGCCAGGCGGGTAGAGTGGGTCCAGAAGACCCTAGGCCAGGGTAACTCTCAGCAGGACTAAGGCGGGTATGGAGTAGGGGGTCTGGGGGGTGTCATCAGGGCCCCAATAAATCAGAAGCCACGTTGTTTCCAAGAAATTGACAAGTTGAGAGCATCTGTAAGTAACTTCATAAAGGAAGTGTGTACCTGCGTGGTCGTAGTACAGGGTGTAGGAGTCCTCAGACTGGGGGGCCACGCCAATAATGGTGGGAGGAGCTCTTGACAGGAAGTGCTGCTGCCGTTGACTTGGCAACGAGACCTGACATGAGAGAGTACCCCCTGCAGGCCAGAAGCAGaacgcagaaacacacacagcgtAAAGGATGGGGAAAGTGTGTTTGTGCAtctgcatttgtgtgtgttttagaACTTGAGTCTCAGGTCCCACCCAAGACATGCATCCTATCCTTACAGGTAGACAACTTCATAAAACCGCAAGAGCTTTCATTCCCACAGTGAGAGCTTTCATTCCCACAGAGAGCGCTTTCATTCCCACAGAGAGCTTTCATTCCCACAGTGAGAGCTTTCATTCCCACAGTGAGAGCTTTCATTCCCACAGAGAGCGCTTTCATTCCCACAGAGAGCGCTTTCATTCCCACAGTGAGAGCTTTCATTCCCACAGTGAGAGCTTTCATTCCCACAGTGAGAGCTTTCATTCCCACAGAGAGCTTTCATTCCCACAGAGAGAGCTTTCATTCCCACAGAGAGAGCTCTCATTCCCACAGAGAGAGCTTTCATTCCCACTGAGAGCTTTCATTCCCACAGAGAGCTTTCATTCCCACAGAGAGAGCTTTCATTCCCACAGAGAGAGCTTTCATTCCCACAGAGAGAGCTTTCATTCCCACAGAGAGAGCTTTCATTCCCACTGAGAGCTTTCATTCCCACAGAGAGAGCTTTCATTCCCACTGAGAGCTTTCATTCCCACTGAGAGCTTTCATTCCCACAAAGAGCTTTCATTCCCACAGAGAGAGCTTTCATTCCCACTGAGAGAGCTCTCATTCCCACAGAGAGCTTTCATTCCCACAGAGAGAGCTTTCATTCCCACAGAGAGAGCTTTCATTCCCACAGAGAGAGCTTTCATTCCCACAGAGAGAGCTTTCATATCAGCACTACTGCTGAGGAGGGAGGTTTACTAGGCtcgaacacacacactgcagagttTGCCTCTGATAAGTTTGCTCTAACAGCAAGGACCTGTCAACGACTCACATGAGCTTTCAACTGGATTTCccttcagttctctctctctctctctctctcgcgcacacacacacacacgcacacgcacacacacacacaacgcagtCTCAGGATTTAGAACTGAGTTGACACTTCCCAATCTGCCCATGCTAATCCTattaaatggtgtgtgtgtgcctctgtgtatgtgtgtgcctccgtgtgtgtgtgtgtgtgcctccgtgtgtgtgtgttatgtcctgccattccaggacatctactcaagGCAGTGTCTGAGGAAGGCCCGAAATATCGTCAAGAACTCCAGTCACCCATCtggcaagcggtatcggagcatcgggtctcggaccaacaggctctgagagagcttctacccccaagccatatgactgctaaatagttaattaaatggttacccggactatctgcactgaccctatcttgcactgactttATGCACATTTACAAGACTATACAGcacagtcggaaagtattcagaacccatgactttttccacattgttacgttacagccttattctaaaatagattaaatggttttttcccctcatcaacctacacacaatatcccataatgacaaagcaaaaacgggtttttagaaattgttgcaaatttataaaaaatacaaaacggaaatattacatttacatatgtattcagaccgtTTATTCAGACCGTTtaaatcagtactttgttgaagcacctttggcagcgattacagcctcgagtcttcttgggtatgacgctacaagctgtatttgtggagtttctcccattcttctctgcagatcctctcaagctctgtcaggttagatggggagcttCGTtacacatctattttcaggtctctccagagatgttggatcgcgttcaagtccgggctctggctgggccacttaaggacattcagagacttgtccgaagccactcctgagttgtcttggttgtgtgcgttgtgtgcttagggtcgttgttctgttgaaaggtgaacctttgccccagactgaggtcctgagcgctctggagcaggttttcatcaaggacctctctgtactttgctccgtttatctttccctcgatcctgactagtctcccagtccctgccgctgaaaacatccccacagcatgatgctgccaccaccatgcttcaccgtagggatggtgccaggtttcctccagacgtgacacttggcattcaggccaaagagttcaatcttggtttcatcagaccagagaatcttgtttctcatggtctgagagtcctttaggtgccttttggcaaactccaagcgggctgtcatgtaccttttactgaggagtggcttccgtctggccactctaccataaaggcctgattggtggagtgctgcagagacggttgtccttctggaagggtctcccatctccacagaggaactctggagctctgtcagtgagcatcgggttcttggtcacctccatgactaaggcccttctctcccaattgctcagtttggccgggcggccagctctaggaagagtcttggtggttccaaacttcttccatttaagaatgatggaggccactgtgttcttggggaccttcactgctgtagacattttttggtacccctccccagatcgatgcctcaacacaatcctgtcttggagctctacggacaattccttcgacctcatggcttggtttttgccctgccatgcactgtcaactgggaccttatatagacaggtgtgtgccttctcatatcatgtccaatcaattgaatttaccacaggtggactacaatcaagttgtagaaatatctcaaggatgatcaatggaaacaggatgcacctgagctcaattttgagtctcatagcaaatggtctgaatacttatataaataaggtatttctgtttttgtatacatttgcaaacatttctaaaaacctgttttcgctttgtcatcatAGGGTATTGAGTTtatattgatgagggaaaaaaataatttcatccattttagaataaggctgtaacgtaacaaaatgtggaaaaagtcaaggggtctgaatactttccaactgcactgcatacacacactacaaaacccacactcattcacacacacgcataccgacaacacacacacacacacactttcacactcatcatttgctgctgctactctgttctttattttactcttattattatctatcctgatgccgagtcactttaccctgccttcatgtacatatctacctcaaataccttattattatctatcctgatgcctagtcactttaccctgccttcatgtacatacctacctcaaataccttattattatctatcctgatgcctagtcactttaccctgccttcatgtacatatctacctcaaataccttattattatctatcctgatgcctagtcactttaccctgccttcatgtacatacctacctcaaataccttattattatctatcctgatgcctagtcactttaccctgccttcatgtacatatctacctcaaataccttattattatctatcctgatgcctagtcactttaccctgccttcatgtacatatctacctcaaataccttattatctatcctgatgcctagtcactttaccctgccttcatgtacatatctacctcaaataccttattattatctatcctgatgcctagtcactttaccctgccttcatgtacatatctacctcaaataccttattattatctatcctgatgcctagtcactttaccctgccttcatgtacatacctacctcaaataccttattattatctatcctgatgcctagtcactttatcctgccttcatgtacatatctacctcaaataccttattattatctatcctgatgcctagtcactttaccctgccttcatgtacatatctacctcaaataccttattattatctatcctgatgcctagtcactttaccctgccttcatgtacatatctacctcaaataccttattattatctatcctgatgcctagtcactttaccctgccttcatgtacatacctacctcaaataccttattattatatatcctgatgcctagtcactttaccctgccttcatgtacatacctacctcaaataccttattattatctatcctgatgcctagtcactttacccctgccttcatgtacatatctacctcatataccttattattatctatcctgatgcctagtcactttaccctgtgttcatgtacatatctacctcaaataccttattattatctatcctgatgcctagtcactttaccctgccttcatgtacatatctacctcaaataccttattattatctatcctgatgcctagtcactttaccctgccttcatgtacatatctacctcaaataccttattattatctatcctgatgcctagtcactttaccctgccttcatgtacatatctacctcaaataccttattattatctatcctgatgcctagtcactttaccctgccttcatgtacatatctacctcaaataccttattattatctatcctgatgcctagtcactttaccctgccttcatgtacatacctacctcaaataccttattattatatatcctgatgcctagtcactttaccctgccttcatgtacatacctacctcaaataccttattattatctatcctgatgcctagtcactttaccctgccttcatgtacatatctacctcatataccttattattatctatcctgatgcctagtcactttaccctgtgttcatgtacatatctacctcaaataccttattattatctatcctgatgcctagtccctttaccctgccttcatgtacatatctacctcaaataccttattattatctatcctgatgcctagtcactttaccctgccttcatgtacatatctacctcaaataccttattattatctatcctgatgcctagtcactttaccctgccttcatgtacatatctacctcaaataccttattattatctatcctgatgcctagtcactttaccctgccttcatgtacatatctacctcaaataccttattattatctatcctgatgcctagtcactttaccctgccttaatgtacatatctacctcaaataccttattattatctatcctgatgcctagtc contains:
- the LOC121547866 gene encoding caskin-2-like; protein product: MGKGQDLLVAVKSGDILLAHKLLAKVTYNKTKLLGSTKRLNVNYQDSDGFSALHHAALTGTTELLSLLLEAQVTVDIKDTNGMRPLHYAAWQGKADSVLLLLRAGASVNTPSQDGHIPLHLSAQYGHYQVSEMLLQHQSNPCLVNKANKTPLDLACEFGRLEVAQLLLNSNMVVALLEGEGLDGLDPASSNTPLHLAARNGHKDIIRLLLKAGIDINRTTKAGTSLHEAALYGKTEVVCLLLDAGIDVNLRNTYNQTALDNVNQFTTSSASKDIKIILREALGSLQVRAVKDYWNLHDPTALNLRAGDIIMVLEQHMDGRWKGHIHDNHRGTDRVGYFPPSVVEVISRRAGGTLSCQVSLPSQRQQHFLSRAPPTIIGVAPQSEDSYTLYYDHAAGDRNSVGSAGSSAGSVGSSRSAGSGQSSENSLVQNRTPTRQTAAAVEPHTGMLAPSVGESGEQLFLPAGPDPSKQPDGPTGHLPCTLLTLPLSPLLLYVFPFLSTLFSSSAFFTRKGIYKIILKIYKIIHLHLSPSSCFLLAVYISFDKSCNLSLVSRSISPGGLRHQVSGGTQLGEQSGFMRPDQLLVGRDSETIYQWLCEFQLESYTANFLTAGYDVLTISRMTPEDLTAIGVTKPGHRKKISMEIGNLNIPEWLPDYIPSELSDWLSAIGLPQYQKRLCENGYDTISIVKDITWEDLSEIGITKLGHQKKLMLAVKRLCDLHRTHHHANGSDMLRRKPPTALELVAIEPPEIPADCCPPTPHTPRTPFLSFNDSELSTGGGGGIGGFGMGVGGVVSPLSLSQESIGTRSRGSGNSGKSGKFPGYSQELHQQTLASAGAYSRSDESLGGGGGRQGGGGSSGRDRQRPTEVWSDQKRHPQPPTKLPITPLTPPLTPSTMPRFAYPALPVPSKPKPCQSPAHHPLSSPPSPSPQASPTQRAFNYHHTQEGGTYLCQRGLPKPQAGAVPLPGLGLNTEALKGPKKRTQSLTRYALSDGEPEDDESSLQESVPPVTIPSYATLGRKPVRGQSNSSAVQRHISRSHSFAVRSRRKGPPPPPPKRMSSVSGSQASESGGAAVVPGQVEVGGVETESAGSVRSIAARLQGSGPRGSPSNGVVLPSPRTPTLASHKPVPALGLGGLRRMGGERRDRDGGIERSPEEEESGRKNGSVFESSTSPQSSSSENLPFAEEGNLTIKQRPRMGAGFRSDPEIQPQASPEDQTMQAPKTLGVPEFNLKESDTVKRRRQPKDRDTHTLDEIFTVSEDDGHTQPHTHGRSNGFHTHTNRDKREEEAGVRSGSSLQRVGSTGKGQRPTLSSKPTSPPLTPALNPKPACQQETATGSTQKHVTASQNTHTTTSIPGNPQKPVTATKAGSLQRTVTSRPVNQTPATVSASKLPQLCSSITSAPKARSPGVTLDVVQSLAFAAPSATVQAAPPPSYHTSGPPGLAGKTQAGEACSEVLVQRRLDETNRSLEAALDVVERKMAQVDCTDGGSSTVKAAGNILDDIGNMFDDLADQLDAMLD